In Thalassophryne amazonica chromosome 14, fThaAma1.1, whole genome shotgun sequence, one DNA window encodes the following:
- the LOC117525015 gene encoding glutathione S-transferase 3-like: MAEKIVLHYFNGRGKMESIHWLLGAADVDFDEVFLTTREQYEKLLSDGDLMFQQVPMVEIDGMKLIQTKAIYKYIAEKYKLHGNDPKERVIIDMYSEGLMDLMEMIMILPFTADVKAKLDNIESKAKERYLPVFEKALCEKVHLVGGRLTCADVLLCECTMMLEEKFPGILADFRNIKAFQGRMTQVPAIKKFLSSGKRKPQPDEEYKRTVQNVFKMTLLLP, from the coding sequence ATGGCTGAAAAAATTGTGCTGCATTATTTCAATGGCAGAGGCAAAATGGAATCAATCCACTGGCTTTTGGGAGCAGCAGATGTGGATTTTGACGAGGTCTTTCTGACAACACGCGAACAGTACGAGAAACTCCTCAGCGATGGAGATCTCATGTTTCAGCAGGTTCCAATGGTGGAAATTGACGGCATGAAGCTCATTCAGACAAAGGCCATCTATAAATACATAGCAGAGAAGTACAAGCTTCATGGGAATGATCCCAAAGAGCGAGTCATCATCGACATGTACTCAGAGGGCTTGATGGATCTCATGGAGATGATAATGATACTGCCTTTTACCGCAGATGTGAAGGCAAAACTGGACAATATTGAGAGCAAAGCAAAGGAGCGCTACCTTCCTGTGTTTGAAAAGGCACTGTGTGAGAAAGTTCACCTGGTGGGCGGTAGACTGACCTGTGCAGATGTGCTCCTGTGTGAGTGCACAATGATGCTGGAGGAGAAATTTCCTGGAATCTTGGCTGATTTTCGCAACATCAAGGCTTTCCAGGGCAGGATGACTCAGGTGCCTGCAATCAAGAAATTCCTTTCGTCAGGGAAGAGGAAGCCGCAGCCAGATGAAGAGTATAAGAGGACCGTCCAAAACGTGTTCAAGATGACCCTTCTTTTGCCGTGA